The Diceros bicornis minor isolate mBicDic1 chromosome 31, mDicBic1.mat.cur, whole genome shotgun sequence genomic sequence TGAGGCCTTTTGAGTAGACCAACCAACCTCTTCACTCAACATCTCTGAAGACTGCTGGTTGGGAACAAGCCACCCCAGCCCCATTGCAGGAATGGAGTCTCCCTCGTAGAGGGACTTGGAAGTCTGGAGTCTCCCGGGGACTCCACTGGCTGCAGGGAGCCCACTGGGCAGGCTCCAGCTCACTTAAGCTCTTCATAGAACGTTCCAGCAGCCCCTGAGGGCCATTCTTCCATGGGAAAGTGGAGCAATGGGCATCAGGAACAGCTTTGGCTTCCATTTTTCCAACCGTCTCTGGTGTGTGGACGTGCAACATAAGCACACTAACTAGCAACGTCCGGCGTCTGTGTGTCCCGGGGGGTGGCAGTTgtgcaaggaaaggtggagaggtgGGACCCTTGGCTCCAGGGTGCGAGCAAGAACAGAAGTAGAGGGAGGTTGGGGAAAGATTGGGAGCATGTCCAACGCCAGGCGAATCCCACTCCTGCCTGCCTTGGGGGCAGAAGCAGGGGCCCAGGTCTGCGGCCAGCCTCCTGGGCACCGGCCCTCGCTAACCCATCCACTCCACACTGTCAGAGCTGAAGCCTTCCCTGGGAAGAGCGGGGCCAAGCACCCCACCCTCTGGGAGCTGCTACCCTGGGAGGTGGGCCCCGGGTggaggaaagaagacagaagGTGAAGTTGTACCGAGGCGCGTGGCGGGTGGCTGCGCCTgatgggggggtggggtgtggagtACAGAGCACTCAGCGAGGGGTCATCTCACTGCATGTGACCCACTTGAGCTCCTCGCTCCCCCCAGGCCTCGAGACTCTCATCCGTAAGACAGGAGCACAGTCCATCTGCACTCTGCCCAGTGGGTCCCCACCTGTCTGCCGTGCGGAAGTGGTCACAgccacccctctccctcctctactGAAAACCCTGTGACGGCTCCCCAGTGCTCCTCAGGTGAAGTGCCATCCTGGGTCCTTTGAGCCCTGTCccttgtctatctgtctgtcctcacctccctcactcccactttctccccagCAAAACTGAGttatgcctccatctctgaagaTTCCAGCTGTTTCACCTCTCCGTGCCTTTGCACGTGCCATTACCTTGGCctggcacaccctgcccacctcttcTGTTGGGGTGAACCATGTCCAGCTCTGCTGTTGGCTCCTCAGCAAGCCTTCTCTGATCCCTGCTCTCCAGGAGCTAACCTTGCCCTTCTCGGGGCACATCTGCTCCCTGAGCCCTCCCCTGGAGTGCTGGCTCATTTCCCTGGCTGTTACCGCGGTGGCCTTCGCAGGGGCTGTGCACGCCCTCCCTGAAGTCCTCACCTGAGTGGGTCTCTGAGTGAGCCTTGCTGAGTGTTGGTTGAACTGGCTGCTTgtgcctgaggctcagagaagggagacATGgcctggtggggggtggggacaggaaggGTTCAGGGACAGCCAcggtgggaggtggggtgggatgaGCAGAGAGGCCTTCCTCTCACGCCTACTGCACTGTCACTAAGAGAGCGACCACCTCCTGGGAGGCCCCAGGGCGGCCATCTGCTCTGCGGCCGGGGCCACTTTCCTGGAATCTGAtgcccactgcccagcaaggGCCCAGCCGGGCCAAGGTGAGCCGAGGACACGCTGGCTCCGAGCGCCAGGCTTCCGGAGGCTCTCATGGAGTGGGCACTTCCACGGGCTGGCGCTGGGCTCAGCGCCTGGGTGCCTTGGCCCATCTCATCCCCCCTTGAGCCAGGTGCTATTATTAGCCCCCATTTCCCAGAGGAGGCTGCCAAGGCTCAGAGGGAGGACCTGTCCAGGGTCACACGGGGAGAACTGGCTACTAAGAACTGAGGGCTGACtgctctaagtgctttatgtgcgTGAACTCAGGCAATACGACAACCCTGTGAAGAGAGACCGTTATTCTTTTActgaacagatgaggaaaccaatgcacagagaggttaagcgacttgcccaaggccgtccagctaggaagtggcagaccCAGGGTTCTAACTCAGGCATTTGGCCACAGAGCTTTCAGGCTCATTGCTCTCAGCCTGAGGAGGAGGGTGACAAGGAGGGGGCGATGATGGTGTTCCCTCTCAGGACACAGCATGCCACAGTTTGCAAAGCTTGTGCACACTTGCCAACTCATCTGCCCTTCAGCCCAGGGGAGACACAGAGATCACGATGCCCATTTTGcagagaagaaaattaagacCAGAGGAGAGtaatgacttacccaaggtcactcagcaagTTAGTTGCAGGGCAGAGGCCTGGGCCCCAGGTTTGACACCCAGGCTCGGGCCCCCCCTGGCCCACCTGACTGACTAGACACGCTGAGTTTGAGGGAACCGGTTTGGTGCACCCAGGTGGGCAGTGAGTTCTGAGCTGGGAGGCAGGAGATGTGGGGGACAGCCCAGCTTTGCCTCCGGCTTGCTGtgggaagcctcagtttcctcatttgtgaaataaatgGCCTGGATCTGTTGGACCCTGAGGGCCATTCCAGCCTGAATTCACAGCCCCCACGCTGAGAGGTGTTTGGGGACGCGGTGTGTCCTGTTCGCCGCTTTGCTTTCCCCATTACTGCAGCAGAGTGGTCCCATTTCCCTTGCAGGGTATTTTTTCCCACCTGCTCGCAGCCTCCTCCCATCTGATGTGGCTGCGGGCCACAGGAAGCTGTGGAAGGCGTCAGGGCAAACCCAGAGCGTCACACTGGTTAAGGAATCAGGGCCTCCCGTTCAATCCGCCTCACCACGAGGCCCCAGTGAGCACTCACTCCATTCTGCTCCGCAGCAGAGCAGCCGgtcatctgtctgtctatctgtctccctctccagcatgactgtgagctccttgagggcagaggtcACATGGAAAGATGAGAGCTGGATAAGCAATGAGCTCCCGGTTCTGGAAACATGCGCGGAGAggctgagtgtggcagggatgCTGAGCAGCAGAGAGAATGGAGCTGTGAGGGTGGTTGAAGGGTCTGAGGCCCCTCCAGCTCCTGGCTCTGAGACCTCTGCACGGCAGAGGACTGGGAGCCTCTGCCCTCCGTGGGCAGCCGAAATAGAGCGCAGAAGCGTAACACCGACTCAGCAAGGATGTCTCTATGCGACCTTTGGGCTGACGCTGGTTTTACGGTGGATAAACTCAGAGAGCCCCCCCGGCGGGGTCCTTTCTCTACGTGAGCCACAGTGACCACCCACATGGGGGAGGCCTCTGAGGGGACCACGTGCCCCCATGCGTATCCGTGACGTTGGCAACATCCTCTGAGGTCTGCTTGCTCGCTGGCTTGGGAGCTGCCCACACCTGACACCTGCTCATTCTCGCCTTGTTTGAACCCAGCCCGGCTGTGGCTCTGGCCCAGCTCTGTGTGGTACCCATGCCTCCTCCTGTCACCTCACCCCACTCCAAAAGCTGGCAAGGCAAGGTTACCCTCTctctttgacagatgaggaaactgaggccccaagtgCGTGAGCGTGTGGGCAGCAGTCACAGAGCCCAGCCTGAGGCCCAGTGTCCGTCCCACCTCATGAGGGTGAAGCCTTCACATGCTGAGGAAACCCGGATGGGCGAGGCCTGAAGAGGGCACATCCTgaggaggcagggaggtggggaggggcctCATTTGCAGCAAATATGTTCTGAGCCTGAGCCAGGGGCCTCTGCCGTGTCCTGGACCATTCAGATGTCTGCACTTCCCAAATGCACCGTATTCTCTGGCCTCGAGGACTTTGCCCAGGCAGCTCCCTCCACGTGAGACACTTATCCCCTCCCTCGGCCTGGCCAGCTCCGACTCGTCCTCCAGGTCTCGGCTTCAGCGCATTCAGTAATTCAACAACTATTTCCTGAGCTCCTACAATGGGGCAGGCACTGTCCAAAGCGAGCTGTTCGCAGGGAGCGAGAAGAGAAATGTCCTGCCCTCTCGGGGTTTCCAGTCTCCTGAGGTAACCACACGTTGCTGACACTGAATGAGTTGGGATGGGCCTGCGGCTGGGATAGGCAACCCCCAGTTCAGTGGCTTAACACCATGAAGGTCTGTTCTGCACTCATGTCACAGTCCAAATGGGTGGCAGAGGGCTCTGCTTCAGTGTCACTGCCATCCCCTGATCTCAGATGGGGTCCCCTTAGACCCTCTGTATCAGGCTGGctgtgagggaagagggaagcacGGAGGGCTGGGCAGGGAGGTTGTATGGCTGGGTCTGGAGGGGTGTGCATGCCACTTCTGCCCACATTCTACTGACAAGAGCTTGGCCACACAGCCACACTTGACCGCAAGGAAGGCTGGAAAATGTCCTCTAGCTCTAATGTCCAGGTTTGGTGAACACCTGGTCACACTCTGTCGAGAGTTAGAATCACACAGACACTCTGTgtgagtgtcctggggctgctgtaacaattcCCCAAACTCAGCGGCTtaagaaacagaaatttattccctctcggttctggaggccagaggtctgaaaTCGAGGTGCTGGGAGGGCCGTGCTCTATCTGGAGGTTCTaagggagggtccttcctgcctcttccagcttctggaggctccaggtgtCCCTGGACCTGTAGCCGCATCCCTCCAATCTCTGGCTCCATCTTCCTGTGGCCCTCCCCTCTGCGTCCTCTCCTTTGCgtctctcttataaggatacttgcCATTGGATTTCCGGCACCCGTGATAATCCGAGATGACCTCCTCCTTTCAAGATCCTTAATGATTATATCGACATAGAGCTTTTTTCCAAGTAAGGCAAATTTCACGGGTTCTAGGGATTAGAACATGGGCAGATCTCTTTGGGAGCCACCTCTCAACCCACTAACGGGATCACCTGGACTTCtttacatggcagctggcttccaggGGCGCAGAAACAGAAGCTGCAAAGCCTCTGAAAGCCGAGGCCCAGAAGTCCCAGAACGTTATTTCCACTGCATTCTGTGGGTCGAAGCAGGTCACAGGGCCCACCCAGATTCAAGCGGAGGGAAGACAGAATACCCATCTCGATGGAGGTGTGGCAGAGACCCAGTGCAGTAGGGCACGAACCATGGGAGGGTGGTTGTGGTGGTCTTTGGAAACAACTCACGGGCGTATGTATGTGTTTTGGTGAAGGCCTCTGCCAAGGGGCCCGGGGATGTGCTCCCTGATGATGGGGTTATGATGAGGCTGAGGTAGAATTGCTCTGCTTGAGTGGGAGCCTCGAGCCCAGCTCAGCCATCAActcactgggtgaccttgggccaatCCCACTTTACTCAACAACGAcctactgagtacctactatgtgccaggccccaaGCCAGGCACTGGGGTCTCAGTGGTGAGCAAGCCAGGTCCCCATGGAATTTTCCGTCTTGTGTGTCTTGTGGGTGACAAAAGCTCATAAGTGGATAATCTGATCACTGAACATGACAAGTAGAAGAACAgcaaggagctgggctggagaatCCCTGGGGACAAACAGGCCAGGATGagccttgagggcagagacctgGGGCATGATAAGAAGTCCTGCCccattctgggcctcagtttcctcctctggacGTCGAGAGGGTTTGTCAGCAGTAGACTCAAACTACGTACCCTGGAGTCCTAGCATTCCCCAGGGGCACCCCAGGACTACTGCAAAAGGGGGCGGAGCAGGGGGCATCTAAAGGTTGTCACTAATTGGCCTAGAAGCTTCTGGTCAGCTCACAGTCCAGGTTCCAAGCCAGGCGTCCCAGGATCTGATCCCAGTGGCTGTCTGGGACAACATTTTCCCAGGACCCCTCTTGTTCTTCAATGGCCCTCCCACGgttctgggctttggggaaacggAGCCATTGGACCTGTCTGTTCATTGGACCCTCTGTTCCCCCCACAAGCCCAGAACAGACTCTGCACCAGAATGCTTGCTGCTGCTCCCTCACCTTTGACCTTAGGTCAGGAGAGCCCCAGGGACCCTATGCGAAGTGCCAGTGTCTCTCAAAGAGCTCAGGCTCTTTGGAGTCAGACCCtcccctctgtgtggccctgggcgagccccttgctctctctgagcctcagactgAGCCCTTCCTCACAGGGGTGAGCAGAAAGGCAAGAGAGAGCCGGGTCCTCGGAAGCTGGCTGGAGGTCAGCTCAGGGAGAGAGGTAATTCCTCGGAGGAGTAAGGTCACGAGAAGTGGCAGGAAAGGCCCAGACTCCCGGGGACCCGCCCCTGGTGTCCCTGCCCCACCATTCTGGGAAGCTCTGGGCCCTGCTTGCCCTGTGGGGGTTGGGAGAGGCCTGGAGGTGAGTTAGTCAGAAGGCAAATCATTTACTTCAGCTCAGCAACCTTTATTCCTGTGTTCAGCCCCAGTGTTGGGCACtgggtggaggtggggccagAGATGCCGAAGACAATAATCCCTTCCCcactgtgggcctcagtttcccactctgtCACGTGGGGAGGGAAGGCTTCCCCTACGTCCTTCATCAGGATACTGTGAGGATCGAAGCGACAATACACGGGCCTGGGCCTTTCAGCCACAGAGCACCAGCAGTGAGGTCCCTCAAGACGTGGTCCTTGCCCCGGGGGGGCTCACTGTCTGGGAGGGAGGCTCACGTCCCGCCCACCACTAGCCCCTGGCAGAAGGGCGGGTGGAGCCTGGCCCAGCCCCCAGTGATGTGTGAGAGCCTCTCAGCCGGGGGCCTGGCTTCACTGAGCTCTGTCCTGGAAGCTTATAACTGGTCTTCTGTGGGGCCAGCAGCATTGACACCCCCACTTCTGGGCAGGTTTCTAAGACCCTCATACATGTCACCATCCAGGGGACTCCCATGCCCAGAGGGCAGAGTCCACAAGGAGGCAGAGCTGAGCCCCCTTCTTCTCAGCCCAGCTGGGGTCTTTGCTGTGGAGCCTTGCAGTGGACGGCCAGAGTTGAGGGGCAACCACAGGGACCTCAAGTGAGCTGGTGGCAGAGGCCTCAGTGGGTCACGTAAGGAAGGCTGGAGCAGTCCACGTAGAGGAGGCCGCACCATCCACAGTCCAGAAGGGCCGAGAAGAGGTAGGTCAGCAGACATGGCTGTCTCATCCGGGTGTGGCAGGGGCCCCCACCGCTTCCAACCTCCTTAGCTGGTGGTGTCCAGAGAGGGCTGTGGGGAGGCCGGCCAGCTCAGGGTCACGCTGGGGAAGCTGGCAACGAAGCTCGCCCACCTTCTCCTTACCTGCTAGAAGACAGTGGGGTGGGGATCAGGCCCAGGTCCTTCAGCTGAGTGGTGGGCGTCAGGTGTTGTTCCACCTATAGCCACGAGGTGGTGGTAGACCCCAGAGACAAAAGCTCTGCTCactaaaggaaggaggaaggggccaGGAGCTGGCAGCTCCCACCAAGGGGGTCCAATCCCTCCTTTTCCAGGGGAGAGGGGAGCACAAGTTGTAACCCTGGGGAAGTTGTACTGGCTTATCTCCTTGCTTCCAGCAAGTTCTGCCCATTCAACACACTGACAGATTAATCATCTTAGAACAGCTCTGACCATGTCACTGGCCTGCTCTAAAACCATCCGTGACTCCCCAGTGCCTGTGGGATAAATCCCAAACGCCTTCAGTGCCCTCTGAAATATGGTTCCTGGATCTCTCTCTCCAGCTTCATCTTCAGATAGTTCTATTGTCTTCTTGGTCTATGGCCCCGGATGTTTCTACTTCTGAGCCTTTGCTGCCCTGGTCCCTCTCCTTGGAGTCCCCACTCTCCCCGCTCCCGTCATCAGCCCTCAGCCAAACCTGTTGATACTGTCTCAGCCATAGCCGCTTGTCTCTTTGCTGAACGTGGATCAGCTGCTCCGTGTCCCCCAGGCCCCCTGGCAGCCACTCCTGACCGGGGGCGTCCAGCCCTTCCGGGCCTCCGTCTGAGGACCAGGACTTCTCACGCCCGTGTCTGAGGCTCAGTGCCCGGCGCCGTCGGCCCTCCAGGGGCCTCCCCCAGGACTCTTGGAGCTTGCCATAGGAGGGCCGGGGTCCTCGCAAGGACTGGCTGCGTAGCCCTATCcccatggttctggaggctgcaggCGTAGGACTGCTCCAACCCCTTGGCAAGTGACTGGCCCTCTGAGATGGCCTGGCGCCTCCACCCACCTGACAGGAGCTCCCTTGGGGGCAAAGGTTAGAGTTACTGAGGTGGCCACCATAAACCAAAGGGCAGACCATCGGGAGCTTCCCTGAGTCACCCTCGTCACCGCCTCTCCACCTTCTAGGGAAAGGGTGCaggcctcttcctcctcctcctcctccaggcagccttccctgaccactccagCCCTGAAGAGCTTGGCCTTCCCTGAGCTCCTGCGGCCCTGGCTGTCCAAACTCATTCCGTCAACAGTGAGAACAGATGGCTCAACAGCAAAACAGAGACGGGCTTTTAAGAAACAGAACAGCTCcaacctagaatagtcaaattcacagagacagaaagtagcatGGTGGTCTCCAGGGGATGAGGGGAATGGTGAGTTGTTTACTGGCTATAAAGCTTgagtttctcaaaataaaaaagttctggagattggttgcacagcaatgtgaacgTATGTACCACTACTGAATTGGAcataaaaatggctaagatggtaaattttatgtttatgtatattttactacaatctgaaatttaaaaaaggaaaagaacatctCCAGGATGGGAGTCAAGAGGCTTGGATTTTTTTCCcggcctggctctgcctctcatTTTCCAGCACAGAATAAAGAGCTCAGGCTCTAAGGAGAAAATGCCTCTGGGGAAATCAAGGTTCTGTCACTCGCAGCTGTGCGGTCTTGGGCACATTCTCcccctggtttcctcatctgtaacagggACAAATAACTCAGgtaattgttgtgaggattaaatgtgataatgctGGGCCAAGCATTAAAAGTGAGTTGGTGGTATTCGTTATCTTGGGCAAATCCCTTCCCCTTGAAGTCAATcttgtcatctgtaaaacgggttgTTGCGAAAATCAAATGAAATCGTGAATGTGGAGGCATGTAAGAGCGAGACTACCAGCAGCAGCTCTTTCTCCCaagacaggaaaaagagaaatgtcCCGGGCTGGACTAGTAGATCCGCAGAATCATAGACCTTGAGGGCTGAAAGGGACCTCACACATTTGGTCCACACtcctttttgttttaagcacTGTTTTCTGAGCACTTTTACTGGTTCTGGAGCTAATCCCTCTGTGTATTTCATTGAAATCCCATGATAGTCCTATGAGGTGGGCAttgatacccattttacagatcaggaaactgaggctcagagagatcaagCACCTGGCCAGAGAGCATgcccagtaagtggcagagctgggactcccaCCCTGGTTGGCCTGGCTTTTGAGCCCATGCTTCAACCACTCTGCTCTCCTGCCCGAGCgttagtggcagaggcaggagcggAAGCCAGGCATTCTGCCTCCTCTGTGTTTAGGCTGCTGCACAGGGCGCCCCGTCTGGCTCACCCCAGACTTCTCCCGACCCCCTATTGTCTGGCTTTGCTCTCTGTCCTCTCTTGGAGTTGCTAGGCCTTCCTTGGGTGAAGGGCCTCTTCATATCCACCAGGCTCAGCTCCCCGCCAGAGGAGCTAAGGCAGGGCCAGTGTGAAGAGGAGAATGCAGCAAACGGGCCCTGGCCCTCTGCCCCGGCCTGTCCCAAAGGCCGCTTCATTCCAACCCTGACCACACCCTAATGTCTCATCCATAGGCCAACCCTGACCCTGGTTAAAAAGCAACAAAACCATTACACTCTCTTCAGTGCCCTCACCCCAGCAGAGTCAACTAAAGTCCCCACTCTCTCCAGAGGCCGAGCCGGGGAAGAGCTTGCTGACTCACAGGCTTCCGAGACGGTGGGTGAATCACTCGCTCTTGCGTCGAGCGTATGGCTGCTGAATACCCTCTTGCCAAGCATGAAATCTTACAACAATTTCCCAAGTCCACAGAGGACAAGGAGAAAATATGtgttctcttcctcccctccccactgcctcTCTGCCTGCGTCACCCGGCAAGCTCTTACTCCCTTTCCAGACCCTGCTCCCCTGGAAGCCTGCCCAGATCCCTCAGTTCAGCGGTCCCCTCTCCACCCACCCAATACACAGTGGCAGCAATTACACACATCTGCCTTTCCCCACCACTCCACGTCCTTGAAGGCTAGGAcaatgtctttttcatctctgtgtCTGCAGGACATGGCATAGTAAACACTTGGTCTTAAATATTGGACACTATTAAttgtctattgctgtgtaacaaattatcccaagacttagtggcttaaagcaacactcATGTATgacctcacagtttctgtgggtcaggactccaggcatggcttagctggggcctctggctcagggtccctcgcaGGCTCTAGTCagggggctgcagtcatctggagGTTCGACTGGGGATGGATCTGCTTCCAAGGTGGTTCTAACAACTGTTAGCAGGACTCGGTTCCTTGCGGGTTGTTGGactgaggcctcagtttcttgatgGTTGGTGGCTCTTACCATGTGGGCCTCTCCCAAGGGCAGCTCACAACGTGGCAGCTGGCTTCTGCCAGAGCCGGCAAGGGAGAGGGCAAGAGATGGTGGGTGAGCAGAAGCCAGAGTCTTTGGGGAACCAAAGACTTGGACGTGATCTTGGACGTGACCTCCCATCACTTATATAGTATTCTGTTCCTTTAACTTGAGTCATCAGGCCCAGCCCACACTGAAGGGAGGGATCCCACAGGGCATGAACACCAGGAGATGGGACGGTTGGGGGTCATCATGGAGGCTGCCTATCCATGAGACCTGGAGTCCAAACCCATCCTATGCCTGAATTTAAAGCCCCACCCTTTCACATGTTAGCTGTGTGCTTTCAGTGAGTGGCCTAACCTCATGTGCCTAGTTTCTCaggtataaaatgggaataataccttatttcatcaaatctaagatgTCATCGATGGAAAGATAGCATTATTTTATACACCATTAAAAAGAATACCCACTGCCCATTCATTGGAAGACGTGACcctttcagagaggttaaaacgtggggggaaaaaatgtgtgCCTTGGAATTAATGCAACACACAGTACCTATTTCCTAAGGTGGTTCTGAGACTTAAATGACTGGTGTCATTTAAAGTTgttgtgaggggccggccccgtggcttagcggttaagtgcgcgcgctctactactggcgaaccaggtttggatcctgggcacgcaccgatgcactgcttctccggccatgctgaggctgcctcccacatacagcaacgagaagggtgtgcaactatgacatacaactgtctactggggctttggggaaaaaaaggaggaggattggcaatagatgttagctcagagccggtcttcctcagcaaaaagaggaggattagcatggatgttagctcagggctgatcttcctcacaaaaaataaaaaaaaataaagttgttgtGAGGTTCAGATATATGGAAGGCTGCAAACTGGGGCAGGCTGCCCAGACGTTCCTTCTTACTAGTGAGCCAGTGAAATTAGTCCACATCTACACGCTGCAGTAAAGATCTTGTTTTGATCGTGCCTAGGTGCAGGGTAGAATTTCCGCCCCCGGAAAAGGAGAGATTCTCGTGTACATAAAGGAAAGTGCCTTAAAACTGACACCAAGTGCTGAAGGTGCACTGAAGAGAATGGGAGCCCACATCGGGCTTGGGGATGGGGAGAATCTGGGCAgactccctggaggaggtgatgttgGAATTCAGTCTCGAGGGCAGGGAGGACTGGTGCAGTAGAGATGGGGGTGGGATCCTGTGGGTGACCAGAGCCAGGGAACACACAGGATTGCCCTAGGGTGGGAGAAGAATCTGGAAAGACAGACTAGAGCCCACTCTCCAGGGCCAGGAAGAGGAATCTGACTTGGTGAGGCAAGAGGGACTGAGTGGACCCTGTGTTCCAGGAGCCTTACCTCTGTGATCGCATTTCCCCCTCACACTACTCTGGGGCTTGGGGCTTAGCCCCATTTTTCAGGTAGAataacagaagctcagagaggtgaagcaacttgcccaaagacaCAAAAGTCAGCAGTGGGCTTTGAATCTAAACCTGCAGAGTCAGGCCAGCAGAGCCCTCGGCAAATGTGTGTTCCATCCCCCATGGGTCGGGCGTGGGTCTTCACGCTCCTGACAGGATGATCAGACAGAACTCTAAGCCTAATAGTTAATGCCTCTAGAATTTTCCTTGAAAATATGATGCCCACCAGAAGTGAGGCCAGGG encodes the following:
- the C31H11orf86 gene encoding uncharacterized protein C11orf86 homolog, which translates into the protein MGIGLRSQSLRGPRPSYGKLQESWGRPLEGRRRRALSLRHGREKSWSSDGGPEGLDAPGQEWLPGGLGDTEQLIHVQQRDKRLWLRQYQQQVRRRWASFVASFPSVTLSWPASPQPSLDTTS